The following coding sequences are from one Primulina eburnea isolate SZY01 chromosome 15, ASM2296580v1, whole genome shotgun sequence window:
- the LOC140815583 gene encoding uncharacterized protein, with the protein MRELSYEGYAKDKFVNDLGFEPTRTDVNYSVAIPSKEELSASSVVRDMDFELQGHKIYADLIVRPMPEFDIIVEMDRLSKNEARKLMHKGCQAFLASIISAPASTSRSILDVPFVREFPDGVAGIVPTWEVEFSIERMPRTVPITMAPYRLVSAEMNELKHQIKKLLDKGFMRKIHSGTLFYCSATYLIDEEE; encoded by the exons ATGAGGGAGCTTTCTTATGAGGGATATGCAAAAG ATAAGTTTGTGAATGATTTGGGCTTCGAGCCCACCAGGACCGATGTAAATTATTCTGTGGCAATCCCATCTAAGGAAGAACTGTCAGCTAGtagtgtggtcagagacatgGATTTTGAGCTACAGGGCCACAAAATCTATGCTGATCTTATTGTACGaccaatgccagagtttgatattatTGTGGAAATGGATCGGTTGTCGAAGAATGAG GCGAGGAAGCTTATGCATAAGGGATGTCAGGCATTCTTAGCGAGCATTATCTCAGCACCTGCTTCAACAAGTCGGTCCATACTAGACGTCCCATTTGTCAGGGAATTTCCTGACGGTGTTGCTGGTATTGTACCTACATGGGAGGTTGAGTTTTCTATTGAACGTATGCCACGTACCGTGCCAATCACCATGGCACCGTATCGGTTAGTGTCTGCAGAAATGAATGAGCTTAAACACCAGATAAAAAAACTACTAGACAAGGGATTCATGCGGAAAATTCATTCAGGGACTCTTTTCTACTGTAGTGCCACTTACCtcattgacgaagaagaatga